The Streptomyces sp. NBC_01353 genome contains a region encoding:
- a CDS encoding DUF3558 domain-containing protein, translated as MHRSAPRLTRILACAAVPVMLVVAGCSSDSDGGSGTPDKGKGSASATPGAQQSTKTVEPAKFSKLPDVCKSISAKTTASLVPKAKAKNGTTATSSDTSSRGGCSWNGLDDKGVKGSHYRWLDVSFYRYESDAALGSGQERAQENFTKELAKLQATEGAKKLRTTDVPGVGEQSKAVAYDLKKTGEDFKYASVVARTGNVLVLLTYNGAGYAGAAAPTDKVVMDGAVKAAKEAVAAVAATAR; from the coding sequence ATGCACCGATCAGCCCCGCGACTCACCCGCATACTCGCCTGCGCAGCCGTCCCGGTGATGCTCGTCGTCGCCGGCTGCTCCTCGGACTCCGACGGCGGTTCGGGCACCCCGGACAAGGGCAAGGGCTCGGCGTCGGCCACTCCCGGCGCCCAGCAGTCGACGAAGACGGTCGAGCCGGCGAAGTTCTCGAAGCTGCCCGACGTGTGCAAGTCGATCTCCGCGAAGACGACCGCGAGCCTGGTGCCGAAGGCGAAGGCTAAGAACGGTACGACTGCGACTTCCAGCGACACCTCGAGTCGCGGTGGTTGTTCGTGGAACGGCCTCGACGACAAGGGCGTGAAGGGCTCGCACTACCGCTGGCTGGATGTGTCGTTCTACCGCTACGAGTCGGACGCCGCGCTCGGCAGTGGCCAGGAGCGGGCCCAGGAGAACTTCACCAAGGAGCTGGCCAAGCTCCAGGCGACCGAGGGCGCGAAGAAGTTGCGTACCACGGACGTGCCGGGTGTTGGTGAGCAGTCGAAGGCCGTCGCGTACGACCTGAAGAAGACGGGCGAGGACTTCAAGTACGCCTCGGTCGTGGCGCGGACCGGCAATGTGCTGGTGCTGCTGACGTACAACGGCGCCGGTTACGCGGGGGCGGCGGCTCCCACCGACAAGGTCGTGATGGACGGCGCCGTGAAGGCCGCGAAGGAGGCTGTCGCGGCGGTTGCCGCCACGGCCAGGTAA
- a CDS encoding DUF3558 domain-containing protein yields MQRQAYVPGLTALAAALALGLTGCSSGGGTGVDAVDSKAGPAAAPAPPGRYRTLFEPCGSVPQATLRDLLPGAAQLPDKERGQAYRGSAAVTYDTDRRVGCSWKADTPDASHRLRLDIERVVSYDSAVSDDDRAQEVFSGKQIAADLPEPPKPTQAPQSPQTPASPTGSAGATAPVTPTDAPSVSADPTPTPTVAPTTGLEPRVLEGLGQVAFLDDVLSSGGPNGRHRTVSVVFRTSNVIVTVEYVEQTSGAAEPPDSQELQEKARNLARLLAERLEE; encoded by the coding sequence GTGCAGCGACAGGCGTACGTACCCGGTCTGACAGCGCTCGCGGCGGCGCTCGCCTTGGGTCTCACCGGATGCTCCTCGGGCGGCGGAACCGGCGTGGACGCCGTCGACTCCAAGGCCGGCCCCGCCGCTGCCCCGGCCCCTCCCGGCCGCTACCGCACCCTCTTCGAGCCCTGCGGCTCCGTCCCGCAGGCCACGCTTCGGGATCTGCTCCCCGGCGCCGCCCAGCTTCCCGACAAGGAGCGCGGCCAGGCGTACCGCGGCTCGGCCGCCGTCACCTACGACACCGATCGCCGGGTCGGCTGCAGCTGGAAGGCCGACACCCCCGACGCCTCGCACCGGCTGCGTCTGGACATCGAGCGGGTGGTGTCGTACGACTCCGCCGTCAGCGACGACGACCGCGCGCAGGAGGTGTTCTCGGGCAAGCAGATCGCGGCGGACCTCCCCGAGCCCCCGAAGCCCACGCAGGCACCGCAGAGCCCGCAAACCCCGGCAAGCCCCACGGGCAGCGCCGGCGCCACGGCTCCGGTCACCCCCACCGACGCCCCCTCCGTCTCCGCCGACCCGACGCCTACTCCGACCGTCGCCCCTACCACCGGTCTGGAGCCCCGTGTCCTGGAGGGTCTGGGGCAGGTCGCGTTCCTCGACGACGTGCTCAGCTCCGGCGGTCCGAACGGCCGGCACCGCACCGTGAGCGTGGTGTTCCGCACATCCAACGTGATCGTGACAGTCGAGTACGTGGAGCAGACGAGCGGTGCCGCGGAGCCCCCGGACAGCCAGGAACTGCAGGAAAAGGCCCGGAATCTGGCCCGGCTGCTCGCCGAGCGCCTGGAGGAGTAG
- a CDS encoding RtcB family protein yields MSYVEVPGAKVPIRLWTDPSTVDDGAMQQLRNTATLPWIKGLAVMPDVHYGKGATVGSVIAMHGAVCPAAVGVDIGCGMSAVKTSLTANDLPGDLSRLRSKIEQAIPVGRGMHREMVDPKRLYQFRTSGWDDLWSRFDGIAESVKFRHERAQKQMGTLGAGNHYCELCIDGQGSVWLMLHSGSRNIGKELAEYHIGEAQKLPHNQGLVDRDLAVFVADTPQMAAYRNDLFWAQEYAKYNRAVMMALFQEVVRREFRKAKVTFEPIISCHHNYVAEERYEGMDLLVTRKGAIRAGSGDYGIIPGSMGTSSYIVKGLGNEASFNSASHGAGRKMSRSEAKRRFTVRDLEEQTRGVECRKDAGVVDEIPGAYKPIEKVMEQQRDLVEVVAKLKQVICVKG; encoded by the coding sequence ATGTCGTATGTAGAGGTACCGGGTGCGAAGGTACCCATCAGGCTGTGGACCGATCCTTCCACGGTGGACGACGGCGCCATGCAGCAACTCCGGAACACCGCCACGCTGCCGTGGATCAAGGGCCTGGCCGTGATGCCGGACGTGCACTACGGCAAGGGCGCGACGGTCGGCTCGGTGATCGCGATGCATGGGGCGGTCTGTCCGGCGGCCGTCGGTGTGGACATCGGCTGCGGGATGTCGGCGGTCAAGACGTCGCTGACGGCGAACGACCTGCCGGGTGACCTCTCACGGCTGCGGTCGAAGATCGAGCAGGCGATTCCGGTGGGGCGGGGGATGCACCGGGAGATGGTGGATCCGAAGCGGCTGTACCAGTTCCGCACGTCGGGGTGGGACGACCTGTGGTCGCGGTTCGACGGAATCGCGGAATCCGTTAAATTCCGTCACGAACGCGCACAAAAGCAGATGGGAACCCTAGGCGCGGGAAATCACTACTGTGAACTTTGCATCGATGGCCAAGGGTCGGTCTGGCTGATGCTGCACTCGGGGTCGCGGAACATCGGCAAGGAGCTCGCCGAGTACCACATCGGCGAGGCACAGAAGCTGCCGCACAACCAGGGGCTCGTCGACCGTGACCTGGCGGTCTTTGTGGCGGACACCCCGCAGATGGCGGCGTACCGGAACGATCTCTTCTGGGCGCAGGAGTACGCGAAGTACAACCGCGCGGTGATGATGGCGCTCTTCCAGGAGGTCGTCCGCCGGGAGTTCCGCAAGGCGAAGGTCACCTTCGAACCGATCATCTCCTGCCACCACAACTATGTGGCGGAGGAGCGGTACGAAGGCATGGACCTGCTGGTGACGCGTAAGGGCGCGATCCGGGCCGGCTCCGGCGACTACGGGATCATCCCGGGCTCGATGGGCACCAGTTCGTACATCGTGAAGGGTCTCGGCAACGAGGCGTCGTTCAACTCCGCCTCGCACGGTGCGGGGCGGAAGATGAGCCGGAGCGAAGCGAAGCGTCGCTTCACGGTGCGTGACCTGGAAGAGCAGACGCGGGGTGTGGAGTGCCGCAAGGACGCCGGCGTCGTGGACGAGATTCCGGGTGCGTACAAGCCGATCGAGAAGGTCATGGAGCAGCAGCGGGACCTGGTCGAGGTTGTCGCCAAGCTGAAGCAGGTCATCTGTGTGAAGGGCTGA
- a CDS encoding SDR family NAD(P)-dependent oxidoreductase, whose protein sequence is MTAAGTPIAVVTGASSGIGAATARQLAAAGYRVVLTARRKDRIEALAAEIVEAGHQATAYTLDVTDREAVQTFATAFRTIAVLVNNAGGALGADPVATGDPDDWRQMYEVNVIGTLNITQALLPALTASGDGTVVVLSSTAGHATYEGGAGYVAAKNGARVLAETLRLEIVGTPVRVIEIAPGMVKTDEFATTRFRGDTDKAAKIYAGVAEPLTADDVADTITWACTRPPHVNIDLLVVRPRAQASNTKVHREL, encoded by the coding sequence ATGACTGCCGCCGGTACCCCCATCGCCGTCGTCACCGGAGCGAGCAGCGGTATCGGCGCCGCGACGGCCAGGCAGCTCGCCGCCGCCGGATACCGCGTGGTCCTCACCGCCCGCCGCAAGGACCGCATCGAGGCACTGGCCGCCGAGATCGTCGAAGCCGGCCACCAGGCGACCGCGTACACCCTCGACGTCACCGACCGCGAGGCCGTCCAGACCTTCGCGACCGCCTTCCGCACGATCGCCGTCCTCGTCAACAACGCGGGCGGCGCCCTCGGCGCGGACCCCGTCGCCACCGGCGACCCGGACGACTGGCGTCAGATGTACGAGGTCAACGTCATCGGCACCCTCAACATCACCCAGGCCCTGCTCCCCGCCCTCACCGCCAGCGGCGACGGCACGGTCGTCGTCCTCTCCTCCACCGCCGGCCACGCCACCTACGAGGGCGGCGCCGGCTACGTCGCCGCCAAGAACGGCGCCCGCGTCCTCGCAGAAACCCTCCGCCTGGAGATCGTCGGCACCCCCGTCCGCGTCATCGAGATCGCCCCCGGCATGGTGAAGACGGACGAGTTCGCGACCACCCGCTTCCGCGGCGACACCGACAAGGCCGCCAAGATCTACGCGGGCGTGGCCGAACCCCTCACCGCCGACGACGTCGCCGACACCATCACCTGGGCCTGCACCCGCCCCCCGCACGTCAACATCGACCTGCTGGTCGTCCGCCCCCGCGCCCAGGCCTCCAACACCAAGGTCCACCGCGAGCTGTAA
- a CDS encoding YnfA family protein — MLIARSAALFVVAALFEIGGAWLVWQGVREHRGWIWIGAGVLALGIYGFVATLQPDAEFGRILAAYGGVFVAGSLAWGMVADGYRPDRWDVVGALICLAGMAVIMYAPRTR, encoded by the coding sequence ATGCTGATCGCCCGCTCCGCCGCCCTCTTCGTCGTCGCCGCACTGTTCGAGATCGGCGGAGCGTGGCTCGTCTGGCAGGGAGTCCGCGAGCACCGCGGCTGGATCTGGATCGGCGCCGGAGTCCTCGCCCTCGGCATCTACGGCTTCGTCGCCACCCTCCAGCCCGACGCCGAATTCGGCCGGATCCTGGCCGCCTACGGCGGAGTGTTCGTCGCCGGATCCCTCGCCTGGGGCATGGTCGCCGACGGCTACCGCCCCGACCGCTGGGACGTCGTCGGCGCCCTGATCTGCCTCGCCGGCATGGCCGTGATCATGTACGCCCCACGCACCCGCTGA
- a CDS encoding FAD-dependent monooxygenase: MNHLDADVLVVGAGPTGMLLAGDLAAAGLRVTLVERRPHGISNMTRAFAVHARTLEQLDARGLADELVATGTPITRMRLFGRPSLDLTRLPSRFAYLLVTPQYEVEHALERRALSTGVDFRYGTELRELNQDTDQVTAELTGPDGTPLTLRARYLVGTDGVRSAVRTALGLPFPGSSVIRSLVLADVRLAQEPEELLTVNGVGDAFAFIAPFGDGWYRVMGWSRTRQVPDTEPVDLDEVRAIARRALGSDFGMHDARWISRFHSDERQAPAYRVGRAFLAGDAAHVHSPAGGQGMNTGLQDAANLSWKLAAVLRGDAPDPEALLDSYQAERHPVGATVLRSSGAIIRLAMARGPLLRTARALAAQILDTVPAASAKALGMISGLGISYGRDTRRVPDLKLREGRLYELLRKGEFVLIAPEGTTPDLPTSPTTPARLIRATWTDPTRRSTLLVRPDGYAF, from the coding sequence ATGAACCACCTGGACGCGGACGTCCTCGTCGTAGGCGCGGGGCCCACCGGAATGCTGCTCGCCGGCGATCTCGCCGCCGCAGGCCTGCGGGTCACCCTCGTCGAGCGCCGCCCGCACGGCATCAGCAACATGACCCGGGCCTTCGCCGTCCACGCCCGCACCCTGGAGCAGCTCGACGCCCGCGGCCTCGCCGACGAGCTGGTCGCCACCGGCACCCCCATCACCCGGATGCGGCTCTTCGGCCGCCCCTCCCTCGACCTGACCCGGCTGCCCTCCCGCTTCGCGTACCTCCTCGTCACCCCGCAGTACGAGGTCGAGCACGCCCTCGAACGGCGCGCGCTGTCCACAGGTGTGGACTTCCGGTACGGAACGGAACTGCGCGAACTCAACCAGGACACCGACCAGGTCACCGCCGAACTCACCGGCCCCGACGGCACACCCCTCACCCTCCGCGCGCGCTACCTCGTCGGCACCGACGGCGTACGCAGCGCCGTACGGACAGCCCTCGGCCTGCCCTTCCCCGGCAGCTCGGTGATCCGCTCCCTCGTCCTCGCCGACGTCCGACTCGCCCAGGAGCCCGAGGAACTCCTCACGGTCAACGGAGTGGGAGACGCCTTCGCCTTCATCGCCCCCTTCGGCGACGGCTGGTACCGCGTCATGGGCTGGAGCCGCACCCGCCAGGTCCCCGACACCGAGCCCGTCGACCTCGACGAGGTCCGCGCCATCGCCCGCCGCGCACTCGGCAGCGACTTCGGGATGCACGACGCCCGCTGGATCTCCCGCTTCCACAGCGACGAACGCCAGGCCCCCGCCTACCGCGTCGGCCGCGCCTTCCTCGCCGGAGACGCCGCCCACGTCCACTCCCCCGCCGGCGGCCAGGGCATGAACACCGGCCTCCAGGACGCCGCCAACCTCTCCTGGAAGCTCGCCGCCGTCCTGCGCGGCGACGCCCCCGACCCCGAGGCCCTCCTCGACAGCTACCAGGCCGAACGCCACCCCGTCGGGGCCACGGTGCTCCGCAGCAGCGGCGCCATCATCCGGCTCGCCATGGCCCGCGGCCCGCTCCTGCGCACCGCGCGCGCCCTCGCCGCACAGATCCTCGACACCGTCCCCGCCGCCTCCGCCAAGGCCCTCGGCATGATCAGCGGGCTCGGCATCTCCTACGGCCGGGACACCCGACGGGTCCCCGACCTGAAGCTGCGCGAGGGCAGGCTCTACGAACTGCTGCGCAAGGGCGAGTTCGTCCTGATCGCCCCCGAGGGCACGACACCCGACCTGCCGACCTCCCCCACCACCCCCGCGCGGCTCATCCGGGCAACCTGGACCGACCCCACCCGCCGCTCGACACTCCTGGTCCGCCCCGACGGCTACGCCTTCTGA
- a CDS encoding TetR family transcriptional regulator — MTTARRSDATRAAILEAARERFASDGYERATIRAIARDAGIDPSMVMRYYGSKEGLFTAASDFELQLPELAALPSRHIGAVLVTHFLDRWERDDVLTALLRVGVTNPAGVERMQAIFAGQLGPITRGVCPDPAEAPRRAALVASQILGMALTRYVLRLPPAVEMSTDEIVAWLGPTVQRYLTAPEP; from the coding sequence ATGACGACCGCCCGCCGCTCCGACGCCACCCGCGCCGCGATCCTCGAAGCCGCCCGCGAACGCTTCGCCTCCGACGGCTACGAGCGCGCCACCATTCGCGCCATCGCCCGCGACGCGGGAATCGATCCGTCGATGGTGATGCGCTACTACGGCAGCAAGGAGGGGCTGTTCACCGCGGCGTCCGACTTCGAGCTGCAGCTTCCCGAGCTCGCCGCGCTGCCGTCCCGGCACATCGGTGCGGTCCTGGTCACGCACTTCCTCGACCGCTGGGAGCGCGACGACGTGCTGACCGCGCTCCTGCGCGTCGGTGTCACCAACCCCGCCGGTGTGGAGCGGATGCAGGCGATCTTCGCGGGGCAGCTCGGTCCGATCACCCGCGGTGTCTGTCCCGACCCCGCCGAGGCGCCGCGCCGTGCCGCGCTGGTCGCCTCGCAGATCCTCGGTATGGCGCTCACCCGCTATGTGCTGCGGCTGCCGCCCGCGGTCGAGATGTCCACGGACGAGATCGTCGCCTGGCTGGGGCCGACCGTCCAGCGTTACCTGACGGCCCCGGAGCCGTAG
- a CDS encoding MarR family transcriptional regulator, with product MTQKSSARRDGLMAELYGEARHYMAAYALFNQAVADRLKLHPTDVQCLNLLSLECGPVTTGRIAELTGLTTGSATRLVDRLERAGYVTRERDAEDRRRVLVTAVPERMAELGAFWRRLNGAWGTMFDAYSDAEVALLIAHMRRTVELSAEQVERLRKGEIG from the coding sequence ATGACGCAGAAGAGCTCCGCCCGGCGGGACGGCCTGATGGCCGAGCTGTACGGCGAGGCCCGCCACTACATGGCCGCGTACGCGCTGTTCAACCAGGCCGTCGCCGACCGTCTGAAGCTCCACCCGACGGACGTGCAGTGCCTCAACCTGCTCTCGCTGGAGTGCGGCCCCGTCACCACCGGCCGGATCGCCGAGCTGACCGGGCTGACCACCGGATCCGCGACCCGGCTCGTCGACCGGTTGGAGCGGGCCGGCTATGTCACGCGCGAGCGGGACGCCGAGGACAGGCGGCGCGTACTCGTCACCGCCGTGCCGGAGCGGATGGCGGAACTGGGCGCGTTCTGGCGGCGGCTCAACGGGGCCTGGGGCACGATGTTCGACGCCTACAGCGACGCCGAGGTCGCCCTGCTCATCGCCCATATGCGACGGACCGTCGAGCTCAGCGCGGAGCAGGTCGAGCGGCTGCGCAAGGGGGAGATCGGCTGA
- a CDS encoding Mut7-C RNAse domain-containing protein — protein sequence MNGPEIQISFAPDLRLFVSVDRRPGRTAVATDGASTLGHVVESLGVPLTEVGRLSVDGRPVEASHIPAAGETVEVEGVERPQQVPGAPLRFLLDVHLGTLARRLRLLGVDAAYESEDIGDPALAALSAKEQRVMLSRDRGLLRRRELWAGAYVYSDRPDDQLRDVLERFAPALAPWTRCTACNGQLTDADKDSVRERLEHGTEKTYDVFARCTQCERVYWRGAHHARLEAIVTDALREFGGAATR from the coding sequence GTGAACGGACCGGAGATCCAGATCAGCTTCGCCCCCGACCTGCGGCTCTTCGTCTCGGTGGATCGCCGCCCGGGACGCACCGCCGTCGCGACGGACGGCGCCTCGACGCTCGGCCATGTCGTGGAGTCGTTGGGCGTTCCGCTGACCGAGGTCGGACGGCTGTCGGTGGACGGGCGCCCGGTGGAGGCCTCCCACATCCCCGCGGCCGGCGAGACGGTCGAGGTCGAGGGCGTGGAGCGCCCCCAGCAGGTCCCTGGGGCTCCGCTCCGGTTCCTCCTCGACGTGCACCTGGGCACGCTGGCGCGGCGGTTGCGACTGCTCGGGGTGGACGCGGCGTACGAGAGCGAGGACATCGGCGACCCCGCCCTGGCCGCGCTCTCCGCGAAGGAGCAGCGCGTGATGCTCTCCCGGGATCGCGGGCTGCTGCGCCGCCGGGAGCTGTGGGCCGGTGCCTATGTGTACAGCGACCGCCCCGACGACCAACTCCGTGACGTGCTGGAGCGGTTCGCACCCGCCCTGGCTCCCTGGACCCGCTGCACCGCCTGCAACGGGCAGCTCACGGACGCCGACAAGGACTCGGTGCGCGAGCGGCTGGAGCACGGCACGGAGAAGACGTACGACGTCTTCGCGCGATGCACGCAGTGCGAGCGGGTGTACTGGCGGGGCGCCCACCATGCCCGCCTGGAGGCGATCGTCACCGACGCGCTGCGCGAGTTCGGCGGCGCGGCGACGCGCTGA
- a CDS encoding NAD(P)H-binding protein, which produces MTVLVTGSRGRVGSALLELLHGSGIKARAASKNPADLSPPDGIDTVRCDLSDPADFDAALDGVDSVFLYAEPSHIGTFVSRARAAGVQHIALLSSSSVLAPDAAENPIATSHLAVERALAAAAADGAFEATHLQPGAFATNALQWSWAIRSARAVELPYPGSHGDPIHEKDVAEAAFAVLTEPALRGSSYLLTGPESLDFTEQLAILAEVTGQATTTAAITPERWKESVADYIPETFADALLSYWASHDGRPVTLTRTVEELTGHPARTFAEWATDHADAFRP; this is translated from the coding sequence ATGACCGTCCTCGTCACCGGAAGCCGCGGCCGCGTGGGCTCCGCCCTCCTCGAACTGCTCCACGGCTCCGGTATCAAGGCCAGAGCCGCGTCCAAGAACCCCGCGGACCTCTCCCCACCCGACGGCATCGACACCGTCCGCTGCGATCTCTCCGATCCGGCGGACTTCGACGCCGCTCTCGATGGCGTCGACTCCGTCTTCCTGTACGCCGAGCCCTCGCACATCGGCACCTTCGTCTCGCGAGCCCGGGCGGCCGGCGTCCAGCACATCGCCCTGCTCTCCTCCAGCTCCGTCCTCGCCCCCGACGCCGCCGAGAACCCGATCGCCACCTCCCACCTGGCCGTCGAACGGGCCCTCGCGGCCGCGGCGGCCGACGGCGCCTTCGAGGCGACCCATCTCCAGCCGGGCGCCTTCGCGACGAACGCACTGCAGTGGTCGTGGGCGATCAGGTCCGCACGCGCGGTGGAGCTTCCGTACCCCGGGTCGCACGGTGATCCGATCCATGAGAAGGACGTCGCCGAGGCCGCGTTCGCGGTCCTGACCGAGCCCGCACTGCGCGGCTCCTCGTATCTGCTGACCGGCCCCGAGTCACTCGACTTCACCGAGCAACTGGCGATACTCGCCGAGGTGACGGGCCAGGCGACGACCACCGCCGCCATCACTCCCGAGCGGTGGAAGGAGTCGGTCGCCGACTACATACCGGAGACCTTCGCCGACGCCCTGCTCTCCTACTGGGCCTCGCACGACGGCCGACCGGTCACGCTGACGCGGACGGTCGAGGAGCTCACCGGACACCCGGCCCGCACCTTCGCCGAATGGGCCACCGACCACGCGGACGCCTTCCGCCCGTAG
- a CDS encoding GNAT family N-acetyltransferase has product MKIIDLEPGDPRLEADMLPVLRELRPHLTPELFHEIHRNGRPQGLRFSAAYGDDGTCVGAAGWRIIDNTSSVRKLYVDDLVTAAAARSTGVGHALLAHLEQHARATGCRELNLDSGTHRTRAHRFYLRERLDIAAFNFAKSLPTGGAEG; this is encoded by the coding sequence ATGAAGATCATCGACCTCGAGCCCGGTGACCCGCGCCTGGAAGCCGACATGCTCCCCGTCCTGCGCGAGCTGCGCCCGCACCTCACGCCCGAGCTCTTCCACGAGATCCACCGCAACGGCCGGCCGCAGGGTCTGCGCTTCAGCGCGGCCTACGGCGATGACGGCACCTGCGTGGGCGCCGCCGGCTGGCGGATCATCGACAACACCAGCTCGGTCCGCAAGCTCTACGTCGACGACCTGGTCACCGCCGCCGCCGCGCGTTCCACCGGCGTCGGTCACGCGCTCCTGGCCCACCTGGAGCAGCACGCGCGCGCCACCGGCTGCCGCGAGCTCAACCTGGACTCCGGCACCCACCGCACCCGAGCCCACCGCTTCTACCTGCGCGAGCGCCTCGACATCGCGGCCTTCAACTTCGCCAAGTCACTGCCCACGGGCGGCGCGGAGGGCTGA